One part of the Tunicatimonas pelagia genome encodes these proteins:
- a CDS encoding sulfatase family protein gives MLNNKLLLFILLFVSISLVHAQPTEEDNPLPNIVLMFIDDLGYGDLGCYGHPTIRTPHLDQMAYEGIKLTSFYVAASVCTPSRAALMTGRYPLNAGLPGNLGPDSEGGLPLDERTLAEALKEVGYRTAAYGKWHLGAVPDYMPTDRGFDEYLGLLYSNDMMPPWVNTERPLQLYRNDRPIEQEVDQTTLTQQYTEAAIDFIQSNQEQPFFIYLAHSMPHLPIYASADYQGKSAGGDYGDVIEEIDSRVGQIAKVLEAEGLTENTLFIFTSDNGPWRNMPERMYTTEPVEPWHGGSTGPLAGAKGTSYEGGFRVPALLRWPGQIPAAQVSPEVCTSMDLHATILKLAGAQPAPKPLDGIDILPLLTEQAPSPRNDFYYFSGEYLDAVRDNRWKLRIAAKADDWISHETMSGDEPTLTELFDLHNDPFEQFNLAKEHPEHVARLRKKMQQFAKETGSALRE, from the coding sequence ATGCTAAATAATAAGCTTCTTCTTTTTATACTGCTATTTGTCAGCATCAGCCTAGTGCATGCCCAACCTACGGAAGAAGATAACCCGCTCCCCAATATCGTACTCATGTTTATTGATGACTTGGGCTACGGGGACTTGGGCTGTTACGGTCACCCCACTATCCGCACCCCGCACCTTGACCAAATGGCTTATGAAGGAATCAAGCTGACTTCCTTTTACGTAGCGGCATCGGTCTGCACCCCTTCCCGCGCGGCACTGATGACGGGTCGGTACCCGCTCAACGCCGGACTGCCCGGTAATCTCGGCCCTGACTCGGAAGGTGGCCTACCACTGGACGAACGTACATTAGCCGAAGCTTTAAAAGAAGTTGGGTATCGCACTGCTGCCTACGGTAAGTGGCACTTAGGGGCGGTGCCCGATTATATGCCCACCGATCGGGGATTTGACGAGTACCTGGGACTGCTCTACAGCAATGATATGATGCCACCCTGGGTCAATACGGAACGCCCGCTGCAACTCTATCGTAACGATCGACCGATTGAGCAGGAAGTAGACCAAACCACGCTTACCCAGCAGTATACCGAAGCAGCTATCGACTTTATTCAAAGTAATCAGGAACAGCCCTTTTTTATCTATCTGGCTCACTCCATGCCTCATCTGCCCATTTATGCCTCCGCTGATTATCAGGGTAAGTCAGCGGGTGGTGACTACGGCGATGTGATTGAAGAAATCGACAGCCGTGTAGGGCAAATTGCTAAAGTGCTGGAAGCTGAAGGTTTAACCGAAAATACGCTGTTTATTTTCACCAGTGATAATGGCCCTTGGCGCAATATGCCGGAGCGCATGTACACCACCGAACCAGTAGAACCGTGGCACGGTGGCAGCACCGGCCCCCTCGCCGGAGCCAAAGGAACTTCCTACGAGGGTGGGTTTCGGGTACCCGCCTTATTGCGCTGGCCAGGGCAGATTCCAGCCGCTCAAGTAAGCCCCGAAGTGTGCACCTCTATGGACCTTCACGCTACCATTCTCAAGCTAGCAGGCGCTCAACCAGCACCTAAACCCCTGGACGGAATAGATATTTTGCCTTTATTGACCGAACAAGCCCCGTCGCCCCGCAATGATTTTTACTACTTTTCCGGCGAATACCTTGACGCGGTGCGGGATAACCGCTGGAAGTTACGGATTGCGGCCAAAGCCGACGATTGGATTTCGCACGAAACCATGAGCGGAGATGAACCTACCCTCACCGAACTGTTTGATTTGCACAACGATCCTTTCGAGCAGTTTAATCTGGCGAAAGAGCATCCCGAACACGTAGCTCGCCTACGAAAAAAGATGCAACAGTTTGCCAAAGAGACCGGGTCAGCATTACGAGAATAG
- a CDS encoding RagB/SusD family nutrient uptake outer membrane protein, with product MKTNPILYSFFVVSLLLGLSACSDSVLEENPTAFLNVDNAFNDQAGFEASLTGMYVALRDELYGPVEIIKLGDMMVGTDIASAGDPGILFFNNYNTDVRPESGLVTNLWTWAYTQVLPIANAIIENIDNIEWDDEADRNAVLGEARFGRAYAYNVLVNVYNGVPIVDELAASPRFDFTRASRLEVLEFARQDLEFAAQWLPNVPVLDGRASSAAANHLLSEVYISLGRETGDASFYDLSVQAASRVIDDPSYALVTSRFGSAVDLPGDYYADLFKDGNQDRSSGNTEVIWTYQHQFGTPGGQSDSQGNAWLRAWGPRFFDARDPNNLRAFILTEDSIGRGVGWLRPSGYWIYDVWDDPNDIRNSPFNVRRDWFYNNPESEFFGQQLVPHEFFGNEYRDTMQHIYPMIRKIEGDLLNGPTTGRTFTDAMVMRLSETYLLRAEAHMLAGDLAAAAEDINAVRARAQTYLISANDVNIDFILDERARELIIEEPRRRTLARTGTLVERTRRYNTLEETRNTIQDYHQWFPIPLSVIEANLEVELEQNPGYD from the coding sequence ATGAAAACGAACCCAATACTATATTCTTTCTTTGTTGTATCCCTACTGCTGGGGCTGAGTGCCTGTAGCGATAGTGTTTTGGAAGAAAACCCTACGGCCTTTCTCAATGTTGATAATGCCTTTAACGATCAGGCGGGCTTCGAGGCGAGCCTAACCGGAATGTACGTTGCGTTGAGAGACGAACTGTACGGTCCCGTTGAGATTATTAAGCTGGGAGATATGATGGTTGGTACCGATATAGCCAGTGCTGGTGATCCAGGCATTCTGTTTTTTAATAATTATAATACCGACGTACGACCAGAAAGCGGTCTTGTAACGAACCTTTGGACTTGGGCGTACACGCAGGTGCTGCCTATTGCCAATGCCATCATAGAGAACATTGATAATATTGAATGGGATGATGAGGCGGATAGAAATGCGGTACTGGGAGAGGCTCGGTTTGGTAGAGCATACGCTTACAATGTGCTGGTTAATGTGTATAACGGCGTGCCTATCGTAGACGAACTTGCGGCATCGCCCCGGTTCGATTTTACCCGCGCCTCCCGGCTTGAGGTGTTGGAATTTGCCCGCCAAGATTTAGAATTTGCAGCCCAATGGCTACCCAACGTTCCTGTGTTAGATGGTAGGGCTTCCAGTGCGGCGGCTAATCACTTATTATCAGAGGTGTATATTTCACTGGGTCGAGAGACGGGCGATGCTAGCTTTTATGACCTCTCGGTGCAGGCGGCTTCTAGGGTAATTGATGACCCTAGTTATGCATTGGTAACTAGTCGGTTCGGTTCGGCGGTTGACCTACCGGGCGATTATTACGCGGACTTGTTCAAAGATGGTAATCAGGATCGTAGTTCAGGAAATACGGAAGTTATCTGGACCTACCAGCATCAGTTTGGCACCCCTGGGGGGCAAAGCGACTCTCAGGGTAATGCTTGGCTACGAGCGTGGGGGCCTCGCTTCTTTGATGCCCGAGACCCTAATAACCTTAGAGCATTTATCCTGACCGAAGACAGTATTGGGCGAGGAGTAGGATGGCTGCGCCCTTCGGGCTACTGGATCTATGATGTATGGGATGATCCTAATGACATACGCAATAGCCCATTCAACGTTCGGCGAGATTGGTTCTATAATAATCCCGAGTCTGAGTTTTTTGGACAACAATTGGTACCCCATGAATTTTTCGGAAATGAGTACCGTGATACTATGCAGCATATTTACCCGATGATCCGGAAGATTGAAGGGGACTTGTTGAATGGTCCCACTACCGGTCGTACGTTTACCGATGCTATGGTGATGCGGCTGTCTGAAACCTACCTCCTTCGGGCCGAAGCACATATGCTTGCTGGCGACTTAGCCGCCGCCGCCGAGGATATCAATGCTGTTCGGGCTCGGGCCCAAACCTACCTAATTTCGGCTAATGATGTGAATATAGATTTTATTTTAGATGAACGGGCCCGGGAGCTCATCATAGAAGAACCCCGAAGAAGAACATTGGCCAGAACCGGAACCCTAGTAGAGAGAACGCGCCGGTATAACACCCTGGAAGAAACCCGAAATACCATTCAGGACTACCATCAATGGTTTCCTATCCCGCTCAGCGTCATTGAGGCAAACCTGGAAGTAGAACTGGAACAAAATCCAGGGTACGACTAA
- a CDS encoding type 1 glutamine amidotransferase domain-containing protein encodes MNKKVLFVVTSHDQKGDTGQKTGYYLSEVAHPWDVLHTAGYEIDFVSPQGGKAPVDGFNMDDPINKKFWNNETYRNKIENTLKPSEVEASDYAAIHYAGGHGTMWDFADNQALAAIAAEIYENQGVVSAVCHGPAGLVNIKLSDGRYLVDGKKINAFTNEEEVALGLEEVVPYLLESKLIERGAQFEKSGLWQKHVTVDQRVVTGQNPQSAQGVGEAVLSELSKIELVQH; translated from the coding sequence ATGAACAAGAAAGTTTTATTTGTGGTCACCAGCCACGATCAGAAAGGGGACACTGGTCAGAAAACAGGGTATTACCTGAGCGAAGTAGCCCACCCCTGGGATGTACTACATACGGCAGGCTACGAGATCGATTTTGTCAGCCCCCAAGGCGGTAAAGCCCCGGTAGACGGTTTTAATATGGATGATCCGATCAATAAAAAGTTTTGGAACAACGAGACCTACCGCAACAAAATAGAGAACACGCTGAAGCCCTCCGAAGTGGAGGCGAGCGATTATGCGGCTATCCATTACGCGGGCGGACACGGCACCATGTGGGATTTTGCCGACAATCAAGCCCTGGCTGCTATAGCAGCTGAAATTTACGAGAATCAAGGAGTAGTCAGTGCCGTTTGTCACGGTCCGGCGGGTCTGGTCAATATCAAGCTGAGTGACGGTCGTTATCTGGTAGACGGTAAAAAGATCAATGCCTTTACGAATGAAGAAGAGGTGGCATTGGGGTTGGAAGAGGTCGTTCCCTACTTGCTGGAAAGTAAGCTCATTGAGCGAGGAGCTCAGTTTGAAAAGTCAGGGCTGTGGCAAAAGCACGTGACCGTCGACCAACGGGTGGTCACCGGACAGAACCCACAATCGGCCCAGGGGGTAGGCGAGGCCGTGCTCAGCGAATTAAGTAAGATCGAATTAGTGCAGCACTGA
- a CDS encoding Crp/Fnr family transcriptional regulator: MSTILRHHIEEITPVSDEEFDYILSHFKPKTLRKHQFLVQAGSLVDEDYFVTEGLLKSYYTNDQGKEHILQFAMKNWWITDYQAYFKRVAATTDIDCLEPCQVLCLSLHNRDKLCADLQKIEHFFRVKSNLGYVALQRRILSLLDQDAQGRYEQLIALYPSLLQRVPKTTLAAYLGVSRETLSRLH; encoded by the coding sequence TTGAGTACGATCCTACGCCACCATATTGAAGAAATTACCCCCGTCTCGGACGAAGAGTTTGATTACATACTTTCGCACTTTAAGCCGAAGACCCTCCGGAAGCATCAGTTCTTGGTACAAGCCGGTAGTCTGGTCGATGAAGACTACTTCGTTACAGAAGGGCTACTGAAATCGTACTATACCAACGATCAAGGAAAAGAGCACATCCTGCAATTTGCGATGAAAAACTGGTGGATCACCGACTACCAGGCGTATTTTAAACGGGTTGCCGCAACCACCGATATCGACTGTCTCGAACCCTGTCAAGTACTTTGCTTATCCCTCCACAATCGTGACAAGCTCTGCGCTGACCTACAGAAAATAGAGCACTTCTTCCGGGTGAAGTCCAACCTGGGCTACGTGGCACTACAGCGCCGAATTCTTTCTTTGCTTGATCAAGATGCACAGGGCAGGTACGAGCAACTCATCGCGCTGTACCCCTCGCTGCTACAGCGCGTACCCAAAACCACCCTTGCTGCCTATTTGGGCGTTTCTCGCGAAACGCTGAGTCGCCTTCACTAG
- a CDS encoding cellulase family glycosylhydrolase translates to MIRHLAPLFFLLIWTASGQAQSALNDSTAVAGRWSTERINNWYAEQPWLVGCNYYPRTAINQIDMWQASTWDPATIREELGWAADLGMNTLRVYLHDLVWADDESGLYQRMDEFLTICQQYGIRPFFVFFDDCHFPDPQLGEQPLPVASFHNSGWVNSPARELANRYAEGKATSEEVARLKAYVQKTIQRFRDDERVLLWELYNEPGRGQGELSPESNAYAGGIGEKSNQLVYNTWLWAREVNPSQPITSTTHGCVGERNIKINRINSDLHSIHPYGGPDYLTKTIEEYQKDGRPVLVTEWLARTHGSTVQECLPIMKEMNVGAINWGFVSGETGTVWPWSSRKGTDGEKLSAHALREAGKVVKPGEPFPEPEVWFHDLFRADGTPYDQAEIQLFKELTKRESEKEQ, encoded by the coding sequence ATGATACGACATCTTGCCCCGCTTTTTTTTCTGCTGATTTGGACAGCCTCCGGACAAGCGCAGTCTGCTCTCAACGACTCTACTGCTGTAGCCGGTCGTTGGTCAACCGAACGCATTAATAATTGGTACGCCGAACAACCCTGGCTGGTGGGGTGTAACTACTACCCCCGCACGGCTATCAACCAAATTGATATGTGGCAAGCTTCCACCTGGGACCCCGCTACCATTCGCGAAGAATTGGGCTGGGCCGCTGATTTGGGAATGAACACTCTTCGGGTCTATCTGCACGATTTGGTGTGGGCGGATGATGAATCAGGACTATACCAGCGCATGGATGAATTTCTTACTATTTGTCAGCAGTACGGCATTCGTCCGTTCTTCGTTTTCTTCGACGACTGTCACTTTCCTGACCCTCAACTAGGTGAGCAACCACTTCCAGTCGCTAGCTTTCATAATTCCGGTTGGGTCAACTCACCCGCCCGCGAACTCGCTAACCGCTACGCCGAAGGGAAAGCTACCTCAGAAGAAGTAGCCAGACTGAAGGCTTACGTACAAAAAACAATACAACGGTTCCGGGACGATGAGCGAGTACTGCTGTGGGAATTGTACAATGAACCTGGCCGAGGGCAAGGCGAACTTTCCCCTGAATCCAATGCCTACGCTGGGGGCATTGGCGAAAAATCTAATCAACTGGTATATAACACTTGGTTGTGGGCCCGGGAAGTAAATCCATCGCAACCCATTACCTCCACCACGCATGGTTGCGTAGGCGAACGCAACATCAAAATCAACCGTATCAATTCCGACCTGCACTCCATCCACCCGTACGGTGGGCCGGATTATTTAACCAAAACCATCGAAGAATATCAAAAAGACGGTCGTCCGGTGTTGGTCACCGAGTGGCTCGCCCGCACCCACGGTAGTACGGTACAAGAGTGTCTACCCATTATGAAGGAGATGAACGTAGGGGCGATCAATTGGGGCTTTGTATCGGGAGAGACCGGAACGGTATGGCCGTGGAGTAGTCGCAAGGGGACAGATGGCGAAAAACTTAGTGCCCACGCCCTGCGTGAAGCAGGAAAGGTAGTAAAACCCGGAGAACCTTTTCCGGAACCTGAGGTGTGGTTTCATGACCTGTTTCGCGCTGACGGTACGCCTTACGATCAAGCTGAAATCCAACTGTTCAAAGAACTCACCAAGAGAGAAAGCGAGAAGGAGCAATAG
- a CDS encoding putative quinol monooxygenase, producing MSRHSILTVSLLALGLALTPRLASAQKIVLASVTLKETTEAAFYDETVELVALSREESGCLSFNIQRKADEPYTLVIHEVFTNEDAFKQHLEKPYVTSWFKRLEAVKASAMEIVSLEPLQ from the coding sequence ATGAGTAGGCATAGCATACTGACGGTGTCGTTGCTCGCTCTCGGGCTGGCACTCACGCCACGACTCGCTTCAGCGCAAAAGATCGTGCTGGCAAGCGTTACCCTGAAGGAGACAACCGAGGCCGCGTTCTATGACGAAACGGTTGAGCTTGTCGCACTCAGCCGGGAGGAGTCCGGCTGCTTGAGCTTTAACATTCAACGGAAAGCTGATGAGCCCTATACGCTGGTGATTCATGAGGTTTTTACCAACGAGGATGCCTTTAAGCAACACCTGGAAAAGCCGTATGTTACTAGCTGGTTTAAACGATTAGAAGCGGTGAAAGCATCCGCGATGGAGATCGTAAGTTTAGAACCTTTACAATAA
- a CDS encoding GAF domain-containing protein, producing the protein MKVRNFFQKNSTFIPIQLTLGLIVISSLLTFYGKYQAQQFDDVKERVERVDKMMNYVQTHRNNITKGTKAFLLVPDDKFLKPYEAAGKQFSDHFDTLQMLLDTQGFTEQDQLLKAKAKVKEYHRLMGEIITLKRQGNDSTALAIYKTDPGFPVWQACYDLANQVQEFEEELYTEARDRYQHHLYVTTVMQALLFLIGVPTLIFAIRQIRKSDKLRSQLFANLLRSRKTYLVNDQANDDRQSEQDSIEYIISDLKTASKFINRIAEGDYSVTWADAKGEDQTNNEDNLADVLANMREQMKAVKEKDRQQLWITEGTSKVAEITRTHQGEPQRMADQLLSYLVKYTDSNQGSLFFLNEEKADKQHLTLVASYAYDKKKHEEKIIKIGQGLVGQTYLEKKTTLLKNIPDQYVAVTSGLGEATPSSLLLVPLMFNEKVMGVLELASFTTWPSYQIHFLENVGEIIASAIATLDVNVKTKQLLEQSQQATEEMRAQEEEMRQNMEELQATQEEMQRKTQEYETIIKELRAQIG; encoded by the coding sequence ATGAAAGTTCGAAATTTCTTTCAGAAAAATAGCACGTTTATTCCTATTCAGCTTACGCTGGGTTTAATAGTTATCAGCTCGCTACTTACTTTCTACGGAAAGTATCAGGCTCAGCAATTCGATGACGTTAAAGAAAGAGTAGAACGAGTGGATAAAATGATGAATTATGTTCAAACCCATCGCAATAATATTACTAAAGGAACCAAAGCATTCTTGCTCGTTCCGGACGACAAATTTTTGAAACCCTACGAAGCGGCCGGTAAGCAGTTTTCTGATCACTTTGATACCTTACAGATGTTGCTGGACACGCAGGGGTTTACGGAGCAGGATCAATTACTAAAAGCCAAGGCTAAAGTAAAGGAATACCACAGATTAATGGGTGAGATCATTACCCTTAAAAGACAGGGAAACGACTCGACGGCACTAGCCATCTATAAAACTGACCCCGGCTTTCCGGTATGGCAGGCTTGTTACGACCTTGCTAATCAGGTTCAGGAATTTGAGGAAGAATTATATACTGAAGCGCGGGATCGCTATCAACACCACTTGTATGTGACTACGGTGATGCAAGCACTACTATTCCTCATTGGAGTACCTACCCTGATTTTTGCTATTCGTCAGATAAGAAAATCTGATAAGTTACGAAGCCAACTCTTTGCCAATCTGCTAAGGAGCCGGAAAACTTACCTAGTGAATGATCAAGCGAATGATGATCGGCAAAGCGAACAAGATTCTATTGAATATATTATTAGTGACCTGAAAACAGCCTCTAAATTCATTAATCGGATAGCCGAAGGAGATTATTCCGTAACCTGGGCCGATGCGAAAGGTGAGGATCAAACGAACAATGAAGATAATCTGGCTGACGTACTAGCTAACATGCGAGAGCAGATGAAAGCGGTGAAAGAGAAAGATCGGCAGCAACTCTGGATCACCGAGGGTACATCGAAGGTAGCTGAAATTACTCGAACCCATCAAGGGGAACCCCAGCGTATGGCTGACCAATTGCTATCCTACTTAGTGAAATACACGGATTCCAACCAAGGCTCACTTTTTTTTCTGAATGAAGAAAAAGCAGATAAGCAGCACTTAACGCTAGTAGCCTCTTATGCTTATGACAAGAAAAAGCATGAGGAGAAGATCATAAAAATAGGGCAGGGGCTAGTAGGACAAACTTACCTGGAAAAGAAAACGACTTTGTTGAAGAACATTCCCGATCAGTATGTGGCGGTAACTTCTGGCTTAGGCGAAGCTACCCCCAGCAGTTTATTGCTCGTTCCCCTTATGTTTAATGAAAAGGTGATGGGGGTTTTGGAACTAGCTTCTTTTACTACGTGGCCATCGTATCAAATCCACTTTTTAGAGAATGTAGGGGAGATCATCGCTTCGGCAATTGCTACGCTGGACGTGAATGTAAAAACCAAGCAGTTGTTAGAACAATCGCAGCAGGCAACCGAAGAGATGCGCGCCCAGGAGGAGGAGATGCGACAGAATATGGAAGAGCTACAGGCTACGCAGGAGGAAATGCAACGCAAAACGCAAGAATACGAAACCATTATTAAAGAGTTGCGAGCCCAGATTGGTTAG
- a CDS encoding alpha-L-fucosidase, with protein sequence MKQNIIKITFLLAVMCSFQVHGQDSVSGRASTQWWQEAKLGFFIHWGAYAVGGAGEQVMMREQIPVDEYQQWVDDFVPNQGCMDSLVRFAKEIGMKYVVLTTRHHDGFCLFNTQTTDFNSVKSTAGRDFVKEFVEACRKYDMRIGLYYSIGNWRNEGSWESDLEESAYTKMADEAHNQVRELMTNYGKVDILWFDGAWFVAKRGYTTKDGKNKTFWRSEELQSMVRNLQPDILINNRGGGMPGDFITPEGHIGPNAEGLPWESCMTLGYTPGWGYMRNNATLRNANLMIYQMMDAIRLGGNFLLNVGPNEKGEIPPPEKTILQEIGQYVNNNQEAIYKTELNENFYDISNGYTQGMNFHYGPWTFKENVGYLHVFRWGGKHVMLSNITSGINAASLLASDKPLEVNKTTNNRHEITGISPDQKVPFVIEVVFEEKPGTYGYKAHGAKWLEGELNLEK encoded by the coding sequence ATGAAACAAAATATAATTAAAATCACCTTCCTCTTAGCAGTAATGTGCTCGTTTCAGGTTCATGGGCAAGATTCGGTCTCGGGGCGAGCCTCTACCCAATGGTGGCAGGAAGCTAAGCTAGGATTTTTTATTCATTGGGGAGCCTATGCCGTGGGTGGGGCCGGCGAGCAGGTAATGATGAGAGAGCAGATTCCCGTTGACGAATATCAGCAGTGGGTAGATGACTTTGTACCTAATCAAGGCTGCATGGATAGTCTAGTGCGTTTTGCTAAAGAGATTGGGATGAAGTATGTAGTTCTCACTACCCGGCATCACGATGGCTTCTGCCTGTTTAATACTCAAACCACCGATTTTAACTCAGTAAAAAGCACTGCCGGGCGTGATTTCGTGAAGGAGTTTGTAGAGGCCTGTAGAAAATATGATATGCGCATTGGGCTTTATTATTCTATTGGAAATTGGAGAAACGAAGGATCGTGGGAGTCTGATTTGGAAGAAAGTGCCTATACAAAGATGGCCGACGAGGCGCACAACCAAGTAAGAGAGCTCATGACAAATTATGGCAAGGTTGATATTCTTTGGTTTGATGGAGCCTGGTTTGTCGCCAAAAGAGGGTATACCACCAAAGATGGAAAAAACAAGACTTTTTGGCGGTCAGAAGAACTACAAAGCATGGTGCGCAATCTGCAACCCGATATACTCATCAATAATCGGGGCGGAGGGATGCCGGGTGATTTCATCACTCCCGAAGGGCACATTGGTCCCAATGCCGAAGGCCTACCGTGGGAATCGTGTATGACTTTAGGTTACACCCCAGGGTGGGGGTATATGCGTAATAACGCCACATTAAGAAATGCCAATTTGATGATATATCAGATGATGGATGCCATAAGGCTCGGTGGAAACTTCTTATTGAATGTCGGCCCTAACGAAAAAGGGGAAATACCACCACCCGAAAAAACCATTCTACAGGAAATTGGCCAATATGTAAATAATAACCAAGAAGCTATTTACAAGACTGAGCTAAACGAGAATTTTTACGATATAAGCAACGGCTATACCCAAGGCATGAATTTTCATTACGGGCCCTGGACGTTCAAAGAGAACGTTGGGTACTTACATGTGTTTCGGTGGGGGGGGAAACACGTCATGCTATCTAATATCACCTCCGGAATAAACGCCGCCTCGCTGTTAGCTTCTGATAAGCCATTAGAAGTCAACAAGACAACGAACAATCGGCATGAGATTACCGGAATTTCACCAGACCAGAAGGTTCCTTTTGTCATCGAGGTGGTGTTTGAAGAAAAACCGGGGACTTATGGCTACAAAGCACACGGAGCAAAATGGCTAGAGGGCGAGTTGAACCTAGAGAAGTAA